A region of Dictyostelium discoideum AX4 chromosome 1 chromosome, whole genome shotgun sequence DNA encodes the following proteins:
- a CDS encoding WD40 repeat-containing protein: protein MINKFNQLLCERELSENRSGINKLKDEFSKSNYAIETLEKTELHGHNECVNSINFNDDGSLIVSGGDDETVRIWDVGKRKCLTTLYGHSTNVFATNFLNNDNRKVISGGNDADIRYYDIENQKCTVYKHHSKKVLKLSVCPTQPQVFLSSSSDGSVRLFDVRLKYKDTEIQPIQTAPSNNDGYRAILPQVIGGGRGRTMALPLQQQLQQSTSTTDSPSSSITTSTTTTTTTTNKTTLNENPIKYGNSLLINFDPLPLRRSFRYSISIPKTTIFSVEYHPFDGYSFITASSDGTVRLFDQRMIPNHSSESFVNIYRNIEVPFPSEDEATGCAFSKNGNEIVVTYLNDNIYLYDLKKNYSKEYSLDYFKDYSNQNKNKNKKKKRSNHSRGHSRNINSSNGSSGGGRSSHRSGSSSSSSGGVGGSINDSGSRRDSSSSIVSRTSNSSSGSINDSGSNESNKTDTDSNKNENPIKSTKIGKLNKKKRRNKKKAKTDSDISLSSCSNSSIGSSNSNSSSSSSNNNSNNNNNNNNNNNNNNNNNNNNNNTTPPNTTTSPISSLNDETDNSDSNFKMKNEKEEQEDDKEEKEIEKDYKSTKDDKEEENGINDSENEKIEKEEEQEEQEGEEEEEEEEEEEEEEEEEEELENDNNSENDNVANYEDELDSDEQDLSLIFDYYHQLLVEARLIEQRDDDDDDDDGDDNSDDNDNDQENLTEDDSNNGEEEEEDDDDESDDSYYGNESDDDGDDNEDKDEEDQQDSEKNNSKPFLPKTFKQVYSGHVSEQTIKSVNFYGPNSEYIVSGSDDSKLFIWDKESAKIVRILEGHDSHVNSVVCHPNEPCIATSGIDPYICLWEPTKEYPDETEMQRRKKTINHYATLDRYPKRDDTSSFPVPSGCSNQ, encoded by the exons atgataaataaattcaatcaattattatgCGAAAGAGAATTGTCAGAAAATCGAAGTGGtatcaataaattaaaagatgaattttcaaaatcaaattatgcCATTGAAACTCTAGAGAAAACTGAACTTCATGGACATAAT GAATGtgttaattcaattaatttcaacGATGATGGATCATTGATTGTTTcaggtggtgatgatgaaactGTTCGTATTTGGGATGTTGGTAAAAGGAAATGTTTAACAACTTTATA tggACATTCAACAAATGTTTTTGcaaccaattttttaaataatgataatagaaAAGTTATATCTGGTGGAAATGATGCGGATATTAGATATTATGATATTGAGAATCAAAAATGTACAGTTTATAAACATCATAgtaaaaaagtattaaagTTATCAGTTTGTCCAACTCAACCACAAgtatttttatcatcttcTAGTGATGGATCAGTTAGGCTTTTTGATGTTAGACTAAAATATAAAGATACGGAAATTCAACCAATTCAAACTGCTccttcaaataatgatggttATAGAGCAATTCTACCTCAAgtaattggtggtggtagagGTAGAACTATGGCATTAccacttcaacaacaactacaacaatcCACTTCAACAACAGATTCACCTTCTTCATCaataacaacatcaacaacaacaacaacaacaactacaaataaaaccactttaaatgaaaatccaATAAAATATGGtaatagtttattaattaattttgatccATTACCATTAAGAAGAAGTTTTAGATATTCAATATCTATaccaaaaacaacaatatttTCAGTTGAATATCACCCATTTGATGGATATAGTTTCATTACAGCATCATCGGATGGAACGGTAAGATTATTCGATCAAAGAATGATACCAAATCATTCAAGTGAATCATTTGTAAATATATATCGTAATATAGAGGTACCTTTCCCATCGGAGGATGAAGCCACTGGTTGTGCATTCAGTAAGAATGGTAATGAAATCGTCGTTACCTATCTAAATGATAATATCTATCTTTatgatttgaaaaagaattattcaaaagaatattctttagattattttaaagattattcaaatcaaaataaaaataaaaataagaaaaagaaaagatcaAATCATTCACGTGGTCATAGtcgtaatattaatagtagtaatggtagtagtggtggtggtagaaGTAGTCAccgtagtggtagtagtagtagtagtagtggggGTGTTGGCGGTAGTATTAATGATAGTGGATCAAGAAGAGATAGTAGTTCAAGTATTGTAAGTCGTactagtaatagtagtagtggtagtattaATGATAGTGGATCAAATGAAAGTAATAAAACCGATActgatagtaataaaaatgaaaatccaaTCAAAAGTACTAAAATTGGCaaactaaataaaaagaagagAAGAAATAAGAAAAAAGCAAAAACAGATAGTGATATAAGTTTAAGTAGttgtagtaatagtagtattggtagtagtaatagcaatagtagtagtagtagtagcaataataatagtaataataataataataataataataataataataataataataataataataataataataataatacaactcCTCCAAATACAACAACCTCACCCATTAGCAGCTTAAATGATGAAACAGATAATTctgattcaaattttaaaatgaaaaatgaaaaagaagaacaGGAAGATGATAAAGAGGagaaagaaattgaaaaagattaTAAGAGTACTAAAGATGACAAAGAAGAGGAAAATGGAATAAATGAtagtgaaaatgaaaaaatagaaaaagaggaagaacaagaagaacaagagggagaagaagaagaagaagaagaagaagaagaagaagaagaagaagaagaagaagaagaacttgaaaatgataataatagtgaaaatgataatgttgCTAATTATGAAGATGAACTTGATAGTGATGAACAAGATCTATCActtatttttgattattatcatcaacttTTAGTTGAGGCAAGATTAATTGAACAAagagatgatgatgatgatgatgatgacggcGATGATAATAGTGACGATAACGATAATGACCAAGAAAATTTAACCGAagatgatagtaataatggtgaagaagaagaagaagatgatgatgacgaaaGTGATGATAGCTATTATGGAAATgaaagtgatgatgatggcgatgataatgaagataagGATGAAGAAGATCAACAAGATAGTGAAAAGAATAATTCCAAACCATTTTTACCAAAAACATTTAAACAAGTTTATTCTGGTCATGTTAGTGAACAAACTATTAAATCTGTAAATTTTTATGGTCCAAATTCCGAATATATAGTATCTGGTTCAGATGATTCAAAACTATTTATTTGGGATAAAGAGTCTGCAAAAATCGTTAGAATTTTAGAAGGCCACGATTCACATGTAAATAGTGTTGTATGTCATCCAAATGAACCATGTATAGCAACGAGTGGTATAGATCCTTATATTTGTTTATGGGAACCAACGAAAGAATATCCAGATGAAACTGAAATGCAAAGAAGAAAGAAAACTATAAATCACTACGCTACACTTGATAGATATCCAAAAAGAGATGATACTTCAAGTTTTCCAGTACCTAGTGGTTGTtcaaatcaataa